In Leptospira wolffii serovar Khorat str. Khorat-H2, one genomic interval encodes:
- a CDS encoding acyl-CoA dehydrogenase family protein, with translation MDLSVPKEVEEVKQKARAFVDEVAIPAEDRYDYEDGRMPEALCQELRQEAKKRGLWTAHLPKSEGGLGLDMVGTALVFSELGRSPIAPYLCNCDAPDEGNMHLLHLAANEEQKKKYYYPLVEGKIRSGFAMTEPPPGAGSDPTTLSTNAVKDGDHYVINGHKWYCTGANGASFLIVMAKVNDSFRRTSMFLVPTDAPGYTMVQEIGVLGSHGPGGHCELKFENVRVHESQVLGKIAEGFRLSQERLGPARLTHCMRWIGLARRSLEIAREYAIKRELFGGKLSEQQGIQWMFAESALEIESGFLLTLKAADILRKGGDARQAVSMAKWQVSETLNKCIDRAIQICGSHGFSRYLKLELFYRDARAARIADGPTETHKMVIGRNLMSGKGSF, from the coding sequence ATGGATTTATCCGTTCCAAAAGAAGTGGAAGAAGTCAAGCAGAAGGCGAGAGCCTTCGTGGACGAAGTCGCAATCCCTGCCGAGGATCGTTACGATTACGAAGACGGTAGAATGCCGGAGGCTCTCTGCCAGGAACTCAGACAGGAAGCCAAAAAAAGAGGATTATGGACGGCTCACCTTCCTAAATCGGAAGGAGGGTTGGGGCTCGATATGGTCGGAACCGCGCTCGTCTTTAGCGAACTAGGTCGTTCTCCTATCGCTCCCTATCTTTGCAATTGCGATGCTCCCGACGAAGGGAATATGCACCTTCTCCACCTAGCTGCAAACGAAGAACAGAAAAAGAAATATTATTACCCGCTTGTGGAAGGAAAGATACGGTCCGGTTTTGCGATGACCGAGCCTCCTCCCGGAGCGGGTTCGGATCCGACGACCCTATCCACCAATGCTGTCAAGGACGGGGACCATTATGTGATCAACGGTCATAAATGGTACTGCACAGGTGCGAACGGAGCCTCCTTCCTGATCGTAATGGCGAAAGTGAACGATAGCTTTCGTAGGACCTCGATGTTCTTGGTTCCTACGGACGCTCCTGGATACACCATGGTTCAGGAGATAGGAGTTCTAGGATCCCATGGACCGGGGGGGCACTGCGAGTTGAAATTCGAGAATGTGAGAGTCCACGAATCTCAGGTCCTGGGAAAAATCGCGGAAGGTTTCCGTCTTTCCCAAGAAAGATTAGGACCCGCTCGTTTAACGCATTGTATGCGATGGATCGGACTCGCCAGAAGATCCTTGGAAATCGCAAGAGAATACGCGATCAAAAGGGAATTGTTCGGAGGAAAACTTTCCGAACAACAGGGAATCCAATGGATGTTCGCGGAATCCGCTCTGGAAATAGAGTCCGGATTTCTTCTTACCCTAAAGGCGGCGGATATACTGAGGAAAGGCGGCGACGCAAGGCAAGCCGTCTCTATGGCCAAATGGCAGGTGAGCGAAACATTGAATAAATGCATCGATCGAGCCATCCAAATCTGCGGCTCCCACGGTTTTAGTCGTTATCTTAAATTGGAATTATTTTATAGAGACGCTAGAGCCGCAAGGATCGCGGACGGTCCTACGGAGACGCATAAGATGGTGATCGGAAGAAATCTAATGTCGGGAAAAGGGAGCTTCTAG
- a CDS encoding ATP-binding protein: MVSAIDASSSLSSKDKNLGFLIFYIGSASILFLFGFIYFTEDIRLLRLYDNVHWTLSVVVSCIAAWFGYRNSEGEVRTLKFWFFLGFATYMTGQFVWVGQVLADFYSFPAPSDLFYPWLGPCFIIGFLLYLKGKVPKARIKVAAMDAIALTIAVIGVALVLYLSRKEDRTWLQLLSLSVYPVSILSAATIGILMKPSLRLKFDLPYLCLILGLVEMGTSWLQWNSIFLISVPKDGTFINALFSIGGMTLGYGALTWTPRSQFSKQEAATESTLLRVLPLLEVIVSSAAIILSLTLSGVPEAIRLVIWFSAGVMVVIASLRQSLLVSDLAVAEKVIRDANEALENTVAERTEELRSTNQYLVHTNDKLSTAMIELKKTQENLVRSEKMAVLGRLIAGIAHELNTPLGAIRSSTEGIRSIFNGPWEELIRDYSGLNREEMELWGILFKRGRVTNSDFDSKEERKKRKLSESILKEVGAQNASIMADMLTDMGNSPEQVREISERLPKGERGWLIVNNASTLSSLSRSSQLILEASIKASRVIQALKGYASGDGDWTPNFEPVSPKEQIENIITLYYSKIRGKVSVDIGIPETALVQGDPERLYLLWTNLITNALHAMNYSGRIFLDAKPIDGNWEISIRDTGRGVPEDIRDRIFDPFFTTKSPGEGTGLGLDICKSVVEEHKGTIRFTTSDSGTTFYILLPRYKKSS; this comes from the coding sequence ATGGTTTCCGCAATCGACGCATCATCGAGTCTATCCTCTAAGGATAAGAATTTAGGGTTTCTAATCTTCTATATTGGATCCGCTAGTATTCTTTTTCTTTTCGGGTTCATCTATTTCACGGAGGATATCCGGCTTCTTAGACTTTACGATAATGTCCACTGGACTCTCTCCGTCGTAGTAAGTTGTATCGCGGCCTGGTTCGGATACAGAAATTCGGAAGGAGAGGTAAGAACTTTGAAGTTCTGGTTCTTTCTGGGATTCGCGACCTATATGACCGGACAATTCGTTTGGGTGGGTCAGGTCTTGGCGGATTTCTATAGCTTTCCTGCTCCTAGCGATCTATTCTATCCTTGGCTCGGGCCTTGCTTTATCATAGGCTTCCTACTCTACTTAAAAGGAAAGGTTCCGAAAGCCAGAATTAAAGTCGCTGCTATGGACGCGATCGCTTTGACCATCGCGGTTATAGGAGTCGCGTTGGTTCTTTATCTTTCCAGGAAAGAAGATCGCACTTGGCTGCAATTACTGTCTCTTTCCGTTTATCCGGTTTCCATTCTCTCCGCCGCAACGATAGGGATTTTAATGAAACCGTCCCTTCGATTGAAATTCGACCTTCCTTATCTTTGTCTGATCCTGGGCTTGGTAGAAATGGGAACCAGTTGGTTGCAATGGAATTCGATTTTTCTAATCAGCGTTCCGAAGGACGGAACTTTTATCAACGCCCTCTTTTCCATCGGAGGTATGACCTTAGGATACGGAGCCTTGACTTGGACTCCCCGATCTCAATTCTCCAAACAGGAAGCCGCAACGGAAAGCACGCTTTTAAGGGTGCTCCCTCTCTTAGAGGTGATCGTCTCTTCGGCAGCCATCATACTATCTTTGACTCTCTCCGGAGTTCCCGAAGCGATCCGACTCGTAATTTGGTTTTCGGCGGGAGTGATGGTGGTGATCGCTAGTCTACGCCAGAGTCTTCTTGTCTCCGACCTGGCCGTCGCGGAGAAAGTCATACGAGACGCGAACGAAGCTTTGGAAAACACCGTGGCCGAAAGAACGGAGGAGCTGAGATCTACGAATCAGTATTTGGTTCATACCAACGATAAGCTTAGCACTGCGATGATCGAATTAAAGAAAACGCAAGAAAATCTGGTCCGATCGGAAAAGATGGCCGTACTCGGAAGGTTGATCGCAGGCATAGCTCATGAATTGAATACGCCTCTAGGAGCGATTCGATCCTCTACGGAGGGGATTCGTTCCATTTTTAACGGACCATGGGAGGAACTCATACGCGATTATTCCGGATTGAATCGGGAAGAGATGGAGCTATGGGGGATTCTATTCAAAAGAGGAAGAGTCACGAATTCGGATTTTGATTCCAAAGAGGAAAGAAAGAAGAGAAAACTTTCCGAATCCATACTCAAGGAAGTCGGTGCCCAAAACGCTTCGATCATGGCCGATATGCTTACGGATATGGGGAATTCGCCGGAGCAAGTAAGGGAGATTTCGGAGAGATTACCTAAGGGAGAGAGAGGCTGGTTGATCGTAAACAATGCCTCGACGTTATCCAGTCTGTCCCGATCGAGTCAGTTGATTCTTGAAGCCTCGATCAAGGCATCGAGAGTGATTCAGGCTTTGAAAGGTTACGCTTCGGGAGATGGCGATTGGACTCCGAATTTTGAACCGGTTTCTCCGAAAGAACAAATAGAAAATATTATAACATTATATTATTCAAAAATAAGAGGCAAGGTGTCGGTCGATATCGGGATTCCTGAAACCGCACTTGTGCAGGGCGATCCCGAAAGACTTTATTTGTTATGGACGAATTTGATTACAAACGCCTTACACGCGATGAATTATTCGGGACGGATTTTCTTGGACGCTAAGCCGATCGATGGCAATTGGGAGATCTCCATCCGGGATACTGGTCGAGGAGTTCCCGAGGATATCAGAGATAGGATATTCGATCCGTTCTTCACTACGAAATCCCCCGGAGAAGGAACCGGGCTGGGGTTGGATATTTGCAAAAGCGTCGTGGAAGAGCATAAAGGAACAATCCGTTTTACTACTTCGGATTCCGGGACCACGTTCTACATTCTTCTCCCTCGTTATAAGAAATCGAGTTAG
- a CDS encoding phosphotransferase family protein gives MKDAELKERLESYLGERLKSPVEISNMISLTGGACQENFSADIKVSDGPEKGLYQTVYRTDKGAALLASLSRIDEFKVCRMAFEAGVKTPEPFWLESSDRVTGNPFYFMKRIQGKATGRFVVKDPSLNKVRKQLTQELAENLAKIHSVTPEKCKDESLKKVLDLGQDARTQTVALGSVAALRKQLESMDGAYPAMEMILNWLETNALESDATVLIHGDFRTGNFMVNSEGLQGIVDWEFAHWGDRHEDLTWLCMRDWRFGKLNKEAGGFADRSEFYEAYEKASGVKLDPRKILYWEVMGNLRWAIGCIGQAERHLSGKDKGIELASIGRRACEMEYEAMRLIEESLG, from the coding sequence GTGAAGGATGCCGAACTGAAAGAGAGACTCGAATCTTATCTAGGAGAAAGGCTGAAAAGTCCAGTGGAGATCAGTAATATGATCTCTCTTACGGGAGGTGCTTGTCAGGAGAATTTCTCGGCGGATATAAAGGTTTCCGACGGACCCGAAAAAGGACTCTACCAGACGGTATATCGTACGGACAAAGGGGCGGCGTTACTCGCCTCTTTGTCTAGAATCGATGAGTTCAAGGTCTGTAGAATGGCCTTCGAGGCGGGGGTCAAGACTCCGGAACCTTTTTGGTTGGAGTCCAGCGATCGGGTTACCGGCAATCCTTTTTATTTCATGAAAAGGATCCAAGGAAAGGCCACGGGTAGATTCGTGGTCAAGGATCCTAGTCTGAACAAGGTTAGAAAGCAACTCACTCAGGAGCTGGCGGAGAATTTGGCCAAGATCCATTCCGTTACTCCTGAAAAATGCAAGGACGAGTCCTTGAAAAAGGTATTGGACCTAGGCCAGGATGCTCGCACCCAAACCGTGGCCTTAGGATCCGTTGCCGCTCTTCGCAAGCAATTGGAATCCATGGACGGAGCCTATCCTGCCATGGAGATGATTCTGAATTGGCTGGAGACGAACGCTCTCGAAAGTGATGCGACCGTTTTGATTCATGGGGATTTTCGAACCGGCAATTTCATGGTTAACTCGGAAGGGTTGCAAGGAATCGTGGATTGGGAGTTCGCCCATTGGGGAGATCGTCACGAGGATCTGACTTGGCTTTGTATGCGCGATTGGAGATTCGGAAAATTGAATAAAGAAGCCGGAGGCTTCGCCGATCGTTCCGAATTTTACGAGGCTTATGAAAAAGCTTCGGGAGTGAAACTGGATCCAAGAAAGATTCTTTATTGGGAAGTGATGGGAAATCTGCGTTGGGCCATCGGTTGTATCGGCCAGGCGGAAAGGCATCTTTCCGGAAAGGATAAAGGGATAGAACTCGCATCCATAGGAAGAAGGGCCTGCGAGATGGAATACGAAGCTATGAGACTCATCGAAGAGTCTTTAGGATGA
- a CDS encoding DUF6285 domain-containing protein: protein MQDKPSATELLEAIQEFLMKDVLPEFKDKDLLSYKTLVSWNMLGVISREIRSGEESLDKELARLSSLLGKKGQIPGTWNEKKNLVQSWNTELRDKIRSEKKSVKDAEFWKHVKETVREKVEIVNPRFTTES, encoded by the coding sequence ATGCAGGATAAACCGAGCGCGACGGAGCTATTGGAAGCAATTCAGGAATTTCTAATGAAAGATGTTCTCCCCGAATTTAAGGACAAGGACCTTCTATCCTACAAGACCTTAGTAAGCTGGAATATGCTGGGAGTGATTTCCAGGGAGATCCGATCCGGAGAGGAATCCTTGGACAAGGAACTTGCCCGATTGTCCTCTCTTTTGGGTAAGAAAGGTCAAATCCCCGGGACATGGAACGAGAAAAAGAATCTAGTCCAATCCTGGAATACGGAGCTAAGGGACAAGATTCGCTCCGAAAAGAAATCGGTGAAAGACGCGGAATTTTGGAAGCATGTCAAGGAAACCGTGCGAGAAAAGGTCGAGATCGTAAATCCCAGATTCACCACGGAATCGTAA
- a CDS encoding histidine phosphatase family protein → MSVIHLIRHGQANSQGENYDMLTPKGKEQAFLLGRYMAENQDFPDRILTGSLRRHRETAESFLEGVKSADSGRSYSLSKLSIEDSDWNEFSAELWKSYAKYLATVRPEFADTLATFSKIRLKGGIRSAAIFFKLTEEILEFWKKGEYVPEGIETYSDFEYRIERAHDRYFLPSSSERTFIFTSGTPISLLLRKILKQDTNVFTWMPLIWNTSVSTFRWMRGGFLPVTLNALPHIPEKKSRTLY, encoded by the coding sequence ATGTCCGTCATTCACCTGATTCGACACGGTCAGGCAAATTCTCAGGGAGAAAATTACGATATGCTCACTCCCAAGGGAAAGGAGCAAGCCTTCCTTTTGGGAAGGTATATGGCGGAGAATCAGGACTTTCCGGATCGGATTCTTACGGGTTCTTTGAGAAGGCATCGCGAGACCGCGGAATCCTTTTTGGAAGGAGTAAAGTCCGCGGATTCCGGAAGGTCCTATTCTCTTTCGAAACTCTCCATCGAAGATTCCGATTGGAACGAATTCTCTGCCGAACTTTGGAAGAGCTATGCGAAATACCTGGCTACCGTCCGTCCAGAATTCGCGGATACCTTGGCCACATTCTCAAAGATCAGACTTAAAGGCGGGATTCGCTCTGCCGCCATATTCTTCAAATTGACCGAAGAGATTTTGGAGTTTTGGAAGAAGGGAGAATACGTCCCGGAAGGGATCGAGACATACTCGGATTTCGAGTACAGAATCGAACGGGCTCATGACCGGTATTTTCTACCTTCTTCTTCGGAGAGAACCTTCATTTTTACCTCCGGCACGCCTATCTCTTTACTGCTTCGCAAGATTCTAAAACAAGATACGAACGTATTCACATGGATGCCTCTCATTTGGAATACTTCGGTCAGCACATTTCGTTGGATGAGGGGAGGGTTTTTGCCGGTAACTCTGAATGCTCTTCCTCATATTCCTGAGAAAAAAAGTCGGACTCTTTATTGA